In a genomic window of Acidobacteriota bacterium:
- the dctP gene encoding TRAP transporter substrate-binding protein DctP, with translation MKRALVSLILAAVTAPGVLAEPSVTVKMGTLAPEGSSWHQILKAMGEKWAHAEGGGVTLRIYPGGVLGDEPDLVRKMRVGQIHAAALTAVGLADIDPAVSALQVPMMFQSYEELDFVREKLRPALEKRLADRGFVVLNWGDAGWVMFFAKEPFARPGDLKRMKLFVWAGDNQAVDLWKAAGFSPVPLASTDILPGLQTGLINAFDTTPLLAASSQWFGLATHMLNLKWCPLVGATVITKKAWDTTPEAAREALMKSASEAGERLKGEIRAANDKAIDAMTKRGLTVHEVSAQDLAAWRQAAEGVYPKIRGGMVPADMFDEVRRLRDAFRAPSSH, from the coding sequence TTGAAAAGAGCTCTCGTCTCGCTGATCCTCGCGGCGGTCACGGCCCCGGGCGTCCTCGCGGAACCATCCGTCACGGTGAAGATGGGCACCCTCGCACCCGAAGGATCGTCGTGGCACCAGATCCTCAAGGCGATGGGCGAGAAGTGGGCCCACGCGGAAGGCGGCGGCGTCACGCTCCGCATCTACCCGGGGGGCGTTCTCGGTGACGAACCGGATCTCGTCCGCAAGATGCGTGTCGGGCAGATCCACGCCGCGGCCCTCACCGCCGTGGGCCTCGCCGACATCGACCCGGCCGTCTCCGCTCTCCAGGTCCCGATGATGTTCCAGTCGTACGAGGAGCTGGACTTCGTCCGCGAGAAGCTGCGCCCCGCGCTCGAGAAGCGCCTCGCCGATCGTGGGTTCGTCGTCCTCAACTGGGGGGACGCCGGGTGGGTCATGTTCTTCGCGAAGGAGCCCTTCGCCCGCCCCGGCGATCTCAAGAGGATGAAGCTCTTCGTGTGGGCCGGCGACAACCAGGCGGTCGACCTCTGGAAGGCCGCGGGCTTCTCCCCGGTCCCCCTCGCCTCGACCGACATCCTCCCCGGCCTCCAGACCGGCCTCATCAACGCCTTCGACACGACCCCGCTTCTCGCCGCGTCGTCGCAGTGGTTCGGCCTCGCGACGCACATGCTGAACCTCAAGTGGTGCCCCCTCGTCGGCGCGACCGTCATCACGAAGAAGGCGTGGGACACGACCCCTGAGGCTGCCCGCGAGGCGCTCATGAAATCGGCCTCCGAGGCGGGTGAGCGTCTCAAGGGGGAGATCCGCGCCGCGAACGACAAGGCGATCGACGCGATGACGAAGCGCGGGCTCACCGTGCACGAGGTCTCGGCGCAGGATCTCGCGGCGTGGCGCCAGGCGGCCGAGGGGGTCTATCCGAAGATCCGCGGCGGCATGGTCCCCGCAGACATGTTCGACGAAGTCCGGCGCCTCCGCGACGCATTCCGCGCCCCGTCCTCGCACTGA